In a single window of the Elaeis guineensis isolate ETL-2024a chromosome 8, EG11, whole genome shotgun sequence genome:
- the LOC105050503 gene encoding large ribosomal subunit protein eL31: protein MVEKASKGRKEEVVTREYTINLHRRLHGCTFKKMAPKAIKEIRKFAHKAMGTTDVRVDVKLNKHIWSRGIRSVPRRVRVRIARKRNEEEDAKEELYSLVTVAEVPAEGIKGVGTKVIEEAD from the exons ATGGTGGAGAAGGCAAGCAAAGGGCGGAAGGAGGAGGTGGTGACGAGGGAGTACACCATCAATCTCCACAGACGCCTCCATGGATG CACTTTCAAGAAGATGGCCCCTAAAGCTATCAAGGAGATTAGGAAGTTTGCACACAAGGCAATGGGTACAACAGATGTGAGGGTGGATGTGAAGCTTAACAAGCACATCTGGAGCAGGGGGATTCGAAGCGTGCCGAGACGTGTGCGTGTGAGAATTGCTCGCAAAAGGAATGAAGAGGAGGATGCTAAAGAAGAGCTCTACTCACTGGTAACTGTTGCAGAGGTTCCTGCAGAGGGGATCAAGGGAGTGGGAACCAAGGTCATAGAGGAAGCAGACTAG
- the LOC105050501 gene encoding putative pentatricopeptide repeat-containing protein At3g13770, mitochondrial, with translation MLVRRSLRSLCSKANGLSSLARQTKPQHPADSNLKSLCLNGRLKEALFEMAVLGTEVKFSCYDSLITECLNQRALREGQRVHVHMIKSRYLPPVYLGTRLMILYAKCDSLEDARNVLDGMPERNIVSWTAMISGYSQRGCHAEALELFIRMLQTGLLPNEFTLATVLTSCSGPHGFKHGRQVHSLVVKTNFESHIFVGSSLLDMYAKADKIHEARTVFDMLPERDVVTCTAIISGYAQLGLDEEALELFRKLYEEGMECNYITFASLLTALSGLSALDYGRQVHSLTIRRELPFYVVLQNSLINMYSKCGCLIYARRVFDSMPERTVISWNAMLVGLGKHGLGRQVLQLFKSMREELKPDGVTFMAVLSGCSHGGLVDEGLDVFDYMLNEQGLKPELGHYGCVVDLLGRAGRIEKVLDFIKDMPFEPTAAMWGSLLGACRVHANASVGEFVAQRLLEIEPENAGNYVILSNIYAAAGRWEDVVRVRESMKEKTVMKEPGRSWLNLDRIIHTFHSSDRSHPQKEAIDAKLKELCVKIKEAGYVPDLSCVLHDVDDEQKERMLLGHSEKLAITFGLMGTSRSGMIRVTKNLRICVDCHNFAKFVSKVYGRDLSLRDSNRFHLIVGGVCSCRDYW, from the exons ATGCTCGTAAGGCGATCTCTCCGCTCTCTCTGTTCCAAAGCCAACGGTCTCTCCTCTCTCGCCCGCCAAACTAAGCCCCAACACCCGGCAGATTCTAATTTGAAATCCCTATGCCTCAACGGTCGATTGAAGGAGGCCCTGTTTGAAATGGCCGTTTTAGGAACCGAAGTAAAATTTAGCTGCTACGATTCTCTCATCACGGAATGTCTGAACCAGAGGGCCCTCAGAGAAGGCCAGAGGGTCCACGTCCACATGATCAAGAGCCGCTACCTTCCTCCCGTCTATCTCGGCACGAGGCTTATGATCTTGTACGCGAAGTGCGACTCGTTGGAGGATGCTCGCAATGTACTCGATGGAATGCCTGAGAGGAATATAGTATCGTGGACTGCCATGATTTCTGGTTATTCTCAGAGAGGGTGCCACGCTGAGGCTTTGGAGCTATTTATTCGGATGTTGCAAACTG GTCTCCTGCCAAATGAATTCACTTTGGCTACTGTGCTTACTTCTTGTTCTGGTCCTCATGGGTTTAAGCATGGCAGGCAAGTGCACTCCCTTGTAGTGAAAACAAACTTTGAATCTCATATATTTGTTGGAAGTTCCCTTCTTGACATGTATGCGAAGGCCGATAAAATCCATGAAGCTCGAACAGTTTTTGACATGTTACCTGAAAGGGATGTTGTTACTTGTACTGCAATTATTTCTGGATATGCCCAGTTGGGCCTTGATGAGGAAGCCTTGGAACTATTTAGAAAGCTGTATGAAGAGGGAATGGAATGCAACTATATTACCTTTGCTAGTCTTCTCACTGCATTGTCTGGGCTTTCTGCTCTTGATTATGGCAGGCAGGTGCATAGTCTGACAATCCGACGTGAACTACCATTTTATGTGGTTctacagaattctctgatcaataTGTATTCCAAATGTGGGTGCCTGATATATGCAAGAAGAGTCTTTGACAGCATGCCTGAGAGGACTGTGATCAGCTGGAATGCAATGCTTGTGGGATTAGGGAAGCATGGTTTAGGGAGacaggttcttcaactttttaagTCCATGCGTGAAGAACTGAAACCCGATGGTGTCACTTTTATGGCTGTTTTGTCTGGCTGTAGCCATGGTGGATTGGTTGACGAGGGTTTAGATGTCTTTGATTATATGCTTAATGAGCAAGGCCTGAAGCCGGAACTTGGACATTATGGGTGTGTTGTTGACCTTCTTGGACGCGCTGGAAGAATAGAAAAGGTGCTTGACTTCATTAAAGATATGCCATTTGAGCCAACAGCAGCTATGTGGGGTTCGTTACTAGGGGCTTGTAGAGTTCATGCTAATGCTTCGGTTGGAGAATTTGTTGCTCAGAGGCTTCTTGAGATTGAGCCAGAAAATGCTGGAAACTATGTGATTCTCTCTAATATATATGCTGCAGCTGGAAGGTGGGAAGATGTGGTCAGGGTGAGAGAGTCGATGAAGGAGAAGACAGTGATGAAAGAGCCAGGAAGGAGTTGGCTCAATCTTGATAGAATTATCCATACATTTCATTCTAGTGATCGTTCCCATCCTCAGAAGGAAGCAATAGATGCTAAGCTTAAGGAGCTATGTGTGAAGATCAAAGAGGCTGGTTATGTTCCTGATCTGAGCTGTGTATtgcatgatgtcgatgatgagcaGAAGGAGCGTATGCTTCTTGGGCACAGCGAGAAATTGGCAATAACATTTGGACTTATGGGCACTTCTAGAAGTGGGATGATTCGGGTTACAAAGAATCTTCGTATTTGTGTTGATTGCCATAATTTTGCCAAGTTTGTGTCAAAGGTATATGGAAGAGATTTATCTCTGAGGGATAGCAACCGCTTCCATTTGATTGTAGGAGGGGTTTGCTCTTGTAGGGATTACTGGTGA
- the LOC105050500 gene encoding transcription factor bHLH48 isoform X2, which yields MEPTRSSGDGSGNSGTYTPEIAESLRFEEEIQSLMRENTVHPSLEPSPAGGGSSFTALLGLPANQAVELLHDSESGDSPAAAAAAAASSGGGDMWRFGLRDPKALTLPSGCSPTFPSNAALVERAARFSIFAAAEESPDVASVPSHSGDHSTKPKAEPPDTECQPICPIPVERQQRPAKRKEAERGNKVKGPAKKSRAAEEGSAKVAEESTGGDKLPYVHVRARRGQATDSHSLAERARREKINARMKLLQELVPGCSKISGTALVLDEIINHVQSLQRQVELLSMRLAAVNPRIDFSGLDNFLSAECGRGMVGNGRGGVGMEQSAWMDAAVVNGGRRQQQQQQQQIWHLDLVHPHQTPSVWEREDASHLFINPNPGTSLFGYDPASSVLLHSNQLKTEL from the exons ATGGAGCCGACGCGAAGCTCCGGCGACGGATCTGGGAATTCCGGCACCTACACGCCGGAAATCGCGGAATCCCTTCGGTTCGAGGAGGAGATCCAGAGCTTGATGAGGGAAAACACGGTGCACCCCAGCCTCGAGCCCTCGCCGGCTGGCGGCGGCAGCTCCTTCACGGCCCTTCTCGGCCTCCCGGCCAACCAGGCCGTGGAGCTCCTGCACGACTCGGAGTCAGGAGACTcgcccgccgccgccgccgccgccgccgcctcctcCGGCGGTGGCGACATGTGGCGATTCGGGCTAAGGGATCCCAAAGCCCTGACCCTTCCATCCGGTTGCTCCCCGACCTTCCCCTCCAACGCCGCCCTCGTGGAGCGGGCAGCAAGGTTCTCCATCTTCGCCGCCGCCGAGGAGTCGCCGGATGTGGCCTCCGTCCCGTCCCACTCCGGCGACCACTCCACGAAGCCCAAGGCCGAGCCCCCGGACACCGAATGCCAGCCGATCTGCCCAATCCCCGTTGAGCGGCAGCAGCGGCCGGCGAAGAGGAAAGAGGCGGAGAGGGGCAACAAG GTAAAAGGGCCCGCGAAGAAGAGCAGGGCAGCGGAGGAAGGGAGCGCGAAGGTCGCGGAGGAGAGTACCGGCGGTGATAAGCTTCCCTACGTGCACGTCCGAGCTCGTCGAGGTCAAGCTACGGATAGTCACAGCCTCGCGGAGAGA GCGCGAAGGGAAAAGATAAATGCACGGATGAAGCTCCTCCAAGAACTGGTCCCCGGCTGCAGCAAG ATATCGGGTACGGCACTAGTGCTGGATGAAATCATCAACCATGTACAGTCCCTCCAACGGCAGGTCGAG TTGTTGTCGATGAGGCTTGCAGCGGTGAACCCCAGGATCGACTTTAGCGGCCTCGACAACTTCTTATCGGCGGAG TGTGGACGGGGCATGGTGGGCAACGGACGGGGCGGGGTTGGGATGGAGCAGTCGGCGTGGATGGATGCGGCGGTGGTAAACGGGGGTCGacgacagcagcagcagcaacagcagcagaTCTGGCATCTCGATTTGGTGCACCCGCATCAGACGCCGTCGGTGTGGGAAAGGGAGGATGCGTCGCACCTCTTCATCAACCCCAATCCGGGAACCTCGCTTTTCGGCTACGACCCCGCCAGTTCCG TATTGCTGCACTCCAACCAGTTAAAGACGGAACTCTGA
- the LOC105050500 gene encoding transcription factor bHLH48 isoform X3, with the protein MEPTRSSGDGSGNSGTYTPEIAESLRFEEEIQSLMRENTVHPSLEPSPAGGGSSFTALLGLPANQAVELLHDSESGDSPAAAAAAAASSGGGDMWRFGLRDPKALTLPSGCSPTFPSNAALVERAARFSIFAAAEESPDVASVPSHSGDHSTKPKAEPPDTECQPICPIPVERQQRPAKRKEAERGNKVKGPAKKSRAAEEGSAKVAEESTGGDKLPYVHVRARRGQATDSHSLAERARREKINARMKLLQELVPGCSKISGTALVLDEIINHVQSLQRQVELLSMRLAAVNPRIDFSGLDNFLSAEYCCTPTS; encoded by the exons ATGGAGCCGACGCGAAGCTCCGGCGACGGATCTGGGAATTCCGGCACCTACACGCCGGAAATCGCGGAATCCCTTCGGTTCGAGGAGGAGATCCAGAGCTTGATGAGGGAAAACACGGTGCACCCCAGCCTCGAGCCCTCGCCGGCTGGCGGCGGCAGCTCCTTCACGGCCCTTCTCGGCCTCCCGGCCAACCAGGCCGTGGAGCTCCTGCACGACTCGGAGTCAGGAGACTcgcccgccgccgccgccgccgccgccgcctcctcCGGCGGTGGCGACATGTGGCGATTCGGGCTAAGGGATCCCAAAGCCCTGACCCTTCCATCCGGTTGCTCCCCGACCTTCCCCTCCAACGCCGCCCTCGTGGAGCGGGCAGCAAGGTTCTCCATCTTCGCCGCCGCCGAGGAGTCGCCGGATGTGGCCTCCGTCCCGTCCCACTCCGGCGACCACTCCACGAAGCCCAAGGCCGAGCCCCCGGACACCGAATGCCAGCCGATCTGCCCAATCCCCGTTGAGCGGCAGCAGCGGCCGGCGAAGAGGAAAGAGGCGGAGAGGGGCAACAAG GTAAAAGGGCCCGCGAAGAAGAGCAGGGCAGCGGAGGAAGGGAGCGCGAAGGTCGCGGAGGAGAGTACCGGCGGTGATAAGCTTCCCTACGTGCACGTCCGAGCTCGTCGAGGTCAAGCTACGGATAGTCACAGCCTCGCGGAGAGA GCGCGAAGGGAAAAGATAAATGCACGGATGAAGCTCCTCCAAGAACTGGTCCCCGGCTGCAGCAAG ATATCGGGTACGGCACTAGTGCTGGATGAAATCATCAACCATGTACAGTCCCTCCAACGGCAGGTCGAG TTGTTGTCGATGAGGCTTGCAGCGGTGAACCCCAGGATCGACTTTAGCGGCCTCGACAACTTCTTATCGGCGGAG TATTGCTGCACTCCAACCAGTTAA
- the LOC105050500 gene encoding transcription factor bHLH48 isoform X1: MEPTRSSGDGSGNSGTYTPEIAESLRFEEEIQSLMRENTVHPSLEPSPAGGGSSFTALLGLPANQAVELLHDSESGDSPAAAAAAAASSGGGDMWRFGLRDPKALTLPSGCSPTFPSNAALVERAARFSIFAAAEESPDVASVPSHSGDHSTKPKAEPPDTECQPICPIPVERQQRPAKRKEAERGNKVKGPAKKSRAAEEGSAKVAEESTGGDKLPYVHVRARRGQATDSHSLAERARREKINARMKLLQELVPGCSKISGTALVLDEIINHVQSLQRQVELLSMRLAAVNPRIDFSGLDNFLSAECGRGMVGNGRGGVGMEQSAWMDAAVVNGGRRQQQQQQQQIWHLDLVHPHQTPSVWEREDASHLFINPNPGTSLFGYDPASSGLFRVLNRVETGKWYVKPGTL; the protein is encoded by the exons ATGGAGCCGACGCGAAGCTCCGGCGACGGATCTGGGAATTCCGGCACCTACACGCCGGAAATCGCGGAATCCCTTCGGTTCGAGGAGGAGATCCAGAGCTTGATGAGGGAAAACACGGTGCACCCCAGCCTCGAGCCCTCGCCGGCTGGCGGCGGCAGCTCCTTCACGGCCCTTCTCGGCCTCCCGGCCAACCAGGCCGTGGAGCTCCTGCACGACTCGGAGTCAGGAGACTcgcccgccgccgccgccgccgccgccgcctcctcCGGCGGTGGCGACATGTGGCGATTCGGGCTAAGGGATCCCAAAGCCCTGACCCTTCCATCCGGTTGCTCCCCGACCTTCCCCTCCAACGCCGCCCTCGTGGAGCGGGCAGCAAGGTTCTCCATCTTCGCCGCCGCCGAGGAGTCGCCGGATGTGGCCTCCGTCCCGTCCCACTCCGGCGACCACTCCACGAAGCCCAAGGCCGAGCCCCCGGACACCGAATGCCAGCCGATCTGCCCAATCCCCGTTGAGCGGCAGCAGCGGCCGGCGAAGAGGAAAGAGGCGGAGAGGGGCAACAAG GTAAAAGGGCCCGCGAAGAAGAGCAGGGCAGCGGAGGAAGGGAGCGCGAAGGTCGCGGAGGAGAGTACCGGCGGTGATAAGCTTCCCTACGTGCACGTCCGAGCTCGTCGAGGTCAAGCTACGGATAGTCACAGCCTCGCGGAGAGA GCGCGAAGGGAAAAGATAAATGCACGGATGAAGCTCCTCCAAGAACTGGTCCCCGGCTGCAGCAAG ATATCGGGTACGGCACTAGTGCTGGATGAAATCATCAACCATGTACAGTCCCTCCAACGGCAGGTCGAG TTGTTGTCGATGAGGCTTGCAGCGGTGAACCCCAGGATCGACTTTAGCGGCCTCGACAACTTCTTATCGGCGGAG TGTGGACGGGGCATGGTGGGCAACGGACGGGGCGGGGTTGGGATGGAGCAGTCGGCGTGGATGGATGCGGCGGTGGTAAACGGGGGTCGacgacagcagcagcagcaacagcagcagaTCTGGCATCTCGATTTGGTGCACCCGCATCAGACGCCGTCGGTGTGGGAAAGGGAGGATGCGTCGCACCTCTTCATCAACCCCAATCCGGGAACCTCGCTTTTCGGCTACGACCCCGCCAGTTCCG GACTTTTTCGAGTCTTGAATAGAGTAGAAACGGGGAAGTGGTACGTAAAACCGGGAACTCTATAG